The uncultured Dysgonomonas sp. genome contains the following window.
ATGACTATATATGCGCTTGCAGGGCTGGCCTTACTGATTTTCTGCTATACCCAGACCAAAGAACGGGTGGTAATGGACGAAAAGGATACATCACACGTGAAAGTCTCCGATCTGTGGACAGAGTTTAAACACAACCGTCCTTTGCGCGTTCTGGCCTTTTTCTTCGTCACAGCTTTTGCAATGATGGCTATCGGAAATTCGGCGGGTTCTTATTATATGATCTATAATGTACAGGCACCGGACTGGCTACCATATTTTGCGGCGCTCGGCTCTATTCCGGCATTTATATTTATGCCGTTGGTTCCGGCTATAAAACGTGCGATAGGAAAAAAACAAATGTTCTATGTATTTCTTTCCATTGCTATTTTAGGAATGGCCATGCTCTATGCAATATCGGTAATTCCCGCCCTTAAAACACAGATATGGCTGGTGCTTGTTGCCCAGTTTATTAAATCTACCGGAGTGATTGTTGCCACAGGATATATGTGGGCGTTGGTTCCCGAAGTAATATCGTATGGAGAATACACTACCGGAAAAAGAATATCGGGTATTGTGAATGCATTGACCGGTATATTCTTTAAGGCAGGAATGGCGCTGGGTGGAGTTGTACCCGGATTTGTACTCGCATTTGTCAACTTCGACGAGAAGAATACGGTCTCACAATCGGCCTTTGCCGAGCAAGGCATTCTATGGCTTGTGGCAGTGATACCGGCAATATTACTCATTTTAGCCATGTTTGTTATCTCGAAATATGAATTAGAGGATAATGTGATCGACAAAATAAACAGGGAGATCGAAGATAGGCATTTGAATAAGAAATAGATAAAACCTCAATAAAAACAAAAGAAATCATGAAAGTATTAACTCCTGTTCTCTCTCTTATCATCGCCTTCACTATCTTGAGTTGTTCGGCAGAAAAGAAAGAAAATAAAGTAAAAGAACGTTCATTAAAAGAAGCCCTTAAAGACAAATTCCTGATCGGCACAGCCCTGAATACAAATCAGATATGGGGAACAGACTCTGCTGCCGTAAAGCTGGTAAAAGAGCAATTTAATTCCATCGTTGCCGAAAACTGTATGAAGAGCATGTTCTTACAACCAAAAGAGGGTGAATTCAACTTTAAGGATGCCGACAAGTTTGTAGAATTCGGAGAGCAAAATAATATGTTTATCATCGGACATACACTGATATGGCATTCTCAGGCTCCTGCTTGGTTCTTTACGGATGACAAGGGAAAAGACGTTTCGAAAGAAGTGTTGACAGAGCGTATGAAAACCCATATAACAACTGTTGTCAGCCGCTACAAAGGACGTATTAAAGGCTGGGATGTAGTAAATGAAGCCATTCTCGATGACGGTTCATGGCGCGACAGCAAATTCTATAAAATCATAGGAGAAGATTTTATTCCTCTCGCCTTCGAATTTGCTCACGCCGCCGATCCCGATGCAGAACTCTACTATAATGATTACAACGAGTGGCATGCAGGAAAGCGTGATGCAATTGTCAAACTCGTAAATTCACTGAAAGAAGAAGGACTCCGCATAGACGGCGTGGGAATGCAGGGACATATAGGGATGGATTATCCAAGCCTGGGAGAATATAAAGCAGCTATAGAGGCTTATTCTGCCACTGGTGTAAAAGTTCATATCACCGAACTGGATATGAGCGCGCTTCCATCGCCTTGGGGAAATACAGGGGCTAATATTTCAGATACAATTGCATATCACAGGGAAATGAACCCTTATACAACAAACTTACCGGATTCTATCTCTACAATCTGGACTAAGCGGATGGGCGATTACTTCAAACTGTTTTTAGATAATAGTGATAAGATTGCGCGCGTTACCCTATGGGGTGTTACAGATAATGACTCGTGGAAAAACGATTTCCCGATACGCGGACGCACCGATTATCCGTTATTATTCGACCGTCAATACAAAGCAAAAGCTGTGGTTAAGGAAATAATTAATGAACTAAAAGTGAAAAATGAAAAGTGAAGAATATATAAATAAACAGATCCGTGAATTTCTTTAATTTTCAACTCTCAATTTTCAACTAAATAATAAGCACGTAATGAAAAAAGCTAAATACTTATTCCCTCAGGACTATATGGCAGACCCGTCTGCTCACGTATTCGAAGGTAAAATCTATATATACCCATCCCACGACTGGGAAAGCGGGATAGCCGAAAATGACAACGGCGACCACTTCAATATGAAAGA
Protein-coding sequences here:
- a CDS encoding MFS transporter, yielding MELREQTHTESKGFYKLSLLQRIGFGSGDLAQNLIYQTVAQYLLLFYTNVYGLPAATAAVMFLIVRLVDVAWDPLVGAFVDKHNPKLGKYRSYLVLGGIPLTGFAILCFWNGFSGSLLYAYITYVGLSMCYTLVNVPYGALNASLTRDTDEITKLTSTRMFLANLGGLAVAYGIPVLVKTLSPDGKINSSESGSAWFITMTIYALAGLALLIFCYTQTKERVVMDEKDTSHVKVSDLWTEFKHNRPLRVLAFFFVTAFAMMAIGNSAGSYYMIYNVQAPDWLPYFAALGSIPAFIFMPLVPAIKRAIGKKQMFYVFLSIAILGMAMLYAISVIPALKTQIWLVLVAQFIKSTGVIVATGYMWALVPEVISYGEYTTGKRISGIVNALTGIFFKAGMALGGVVPGFVLAFVNFDEKNTVSQSAFAEQGILWLVAVIPAILLILAMFVISKYELEDNVIDKINREIEDRHLNKK
- a CDS encoding endo-1,4-beta-xylanase; the protein is MKVLTPVLSLIIAFTILSCSAEKKENKVKERSLKEALKDKFLIGTALNTNQIWGTDSAAVKLVKEQFNSIVAENCMKSMFLQPKEGEFNFKDADKFVEFGEQNNMFIIGHTLIWHSQAPAWFFTDDKGKDVSKEVLTERMKTHITTVVSRYKGRIKGWDVVNEAILDDGSWRDSKFYKIIGEDFIPLAFEFAHAADPDAELYYNDYNEWHAGKRDAIVKLVNSLKEEGLRIDGVGMQGHIGMDYPSLGEYKAAIEAYSATGVKVHITELDMSALPSPWGNTGANISDTIAYHREMNPYTTNLPDSISTIWTKRMGDYFKLFLDNSDKIARVTLWGVTDNDSWKNDFPIRGRTDYPLLFDRQYKAKAVVKEIINELKVKNEK